Proteins from a genomic interval of Fundidesulfovibrio putealis DSM 16056:
- a CDS encoding WcbI family polysaccharide biosynthesis putative acetyltransferase — translation MLSSKKLCIIHGNCQGETLTALLGASPEFMAGYEVEYYVNFTRHAIPARSLARCGLLLHQHLGDEWGELSSASLKAALGPGARSLCIPNMLFKGYWPFWSSKPGFDYSDVMLDSLLERGLGKDEAMLVAVRGNLDQMFGLEALLRETLAVERGKERLCDVQYVDIIEERFRKEKLFMSVNHPGRTLMLHAADAVLAKLGMPGLPESYRQAYPEVQYEFELPIHPQVAGFHGLEFVPEGATYTIYGHPMTYIEYIGLYLDCKLAGRSDFIRYLQGR, via the coding sequence ATGCTGTCGTCAAAAAAGTTGTGCATCATCCACGGAAACTGTCAGGGTGAAACTCTGACGGCGCTGCTTGGGGCATCGCCGGAGTTCATGGCCGGCTATGAGGTGGAGTATTACGTCAACTTCACCCGGCATGCCATACCTGCGCGGAGCCTTGCGCGCTGCGGGCTGCTGTTGCACCAGCATCTGGGCGATGAGTGGGGCGAGCTGTCCTCGGCGAGCCTGAAGGCGGCGCTTGGGCCGGGTGCGCGCAGCCTGTGCATCCCCAACATGCTGTTCAAGGGGTACTGGCCGTTCTGGAGCAGCAAGCCGGGGTTCGATTACTCGGACGTGATGCTGGACAGCCTGCTGGAGCGCGGCCTTGGCAAGGACGAGGCCATGCTGGTGGCGGTGCGCGGCAACCTGGACCAGATGTTCGGCCTGGAGGCGCTGCTGCGCGAGACCCTGGCCGTGGAGCGGGGCAAAGAAAGGCTGTGCGACGTTCAGTATGTGGACATTATTGAAGAACGTTTCAGGAAGGAGAAGCTTTTCATGAGCGTGAACCACCCCGGCAGGACGCTCATGCTGCACGCGGCGGACGCGGTGCTTGCGAAGCTTGGCATGCCGGGGTTGCCGGAGAGCTACCGGCAGGCTTATCCCGAGGTCCAGTACGAATTCGAGCTGCCCATCCACCCGCAGGTGGCCGGGTTCCACGGGCTGGAATTCGTCCCGGAGGGGGCCACGTACACTATTTATGGCCACCCCATGACATATATTGAGTATATCGGGCTGTATCTGGATTGCAAACTGGCCGGGCGAAGCGACTTCATCCGGTATCTGCAGGGAAGATGA